DNA sequence from the Amycolatopsis sp. Hca4 genome:
ATGGGGATTCACTACTGCGTGGGTGCTCCTCTTGCTCGGGTAGAGATCGCTGCCGCGTTGAGTGCTCTGGCGGAGAAGTTGCCGGGGTTGCGGTTGGTGGAGGCGCCGGCTCGGCGGCCGGAGTTCGTTATTCGTGGGTTGCGGGAGCTTCGGGTCACGGTGTGATGGGGTCCCGCCCGGGTCATGCGTGATTCGGGGCGGGACTCGCGTGATCGGGGCCGGTTTCCGTGTGATTGAAGGCGGAACTCGCGTGATTCTGGGCGGATCTCGTGTGATTGGGCGGGCTTCACACGTGATTGGGCGGGCTTCACGTGTGATTGGCGGGGCTTCATGGGGTTACTCCGGTGAAGAGGTCGTCTTCCACTTCGGGGCCGGGGGTTGGGTGGGCCAGGTGGTAGTCCTCGTGGGGCCAGGTCTGGCGTTCGATTTCTCTTGAGTGGGTGAAAAACGGGTGGGCCGGGTCCACTTGGGTCTGGTGGGCCAAGAGGGCACGGTCGCGGGTGGCGAAGTGGGATTCGCAGCGGATTTTGGTGGTGATGGGGAGTTTGTCGGCTGGGAGTTCGTTCAGGACTTCGGCCATTGAGGACTCCAGGCCGGCGGCGACGGTTGCCTTGTGGATGGCCTCGAACCAGGCTCGGCTCAGAGTTGCTTGGTAGTACAGCTTTTGGGGGCGCCAGGGCTCGCCGGTGCCGGGATAGCGGGTGGGGTCGGCGGCCGCGGTGAAGGCTTCGGTTGTTATCTCGTGGGTGCGGATGTGGTCCGGGTGGGGGTAGCCGCCCGTTTCGTCGTACGTGATCACCACGTGGGGGCGGAACTCGCGGATCAGGGCCACCAGGGGTGCCGCTGCCTCGGCCAGGGTTAGGGCGGCGAAGCAGCCTTCGGGCAGAGGCTCGCCGGGGTCGGGGAGGCCGGAGTCGACCATGCCGAGGAAACGTTGGCGGACGCCCAGGATTTCGGCAGCCGCGGCCATTTCGCGACGGCGG
Encoded proteins:
- the mca gene encoding mycothiol conjugate amidase Mca yields the protein MTFRLLSVHAHPDDESSKGAATLARYAAEGVDVLVATCTGGERGDILNPALDTAETWADLPAIRRREMAAAAEILGVRQRFLGMVDSGLPDPGEPLPEGCFAALTLAEAAAPLVALIREFRPHVVITYDETGGYPHPDHIRTHEITTEAFTAAADPTRYPGTGEPWRPQKLYYQATLSRAWFEAIHKATVAAGLESSMAEVLNELPADKLPITTKIRCESHFATRDRALLAHQTQVDPAHPFFTHSREIERQTWPHEDYHLAHPTPGPEVEDDLFTGVTP